In Streptomyces sp. SID8374, one genomic interval encodes:
- a CDS encoding TetR/AcrR family transcriptional regulator — MPSADRRLQPRRKPRQVRAELTRERILDAAAHVFAEYGYAAGTTNRIAEHARISIGSLYQYFPNKDSVLAELLVRHIDRGAWTQAAQLDLSPGSLRTMARALVRDAIGNHRDDPQLLRIMIEEASFSQELLDTIDRHGKKRVSQVRDLLARHPDVRVRDLDTAAELILFTVEMNTHKHMADPRSIPEEALENELTDMVTRYLRGDR, encoded by the coding sequence ATGCCATCGGCCGACCGTCGTCTCCAACCACGTCGCAAGCCTCGCCAGGTGCGCGCCGAGCTCACCCGCGAGCGCATCCTCGACGCCGCTGCTCACGTTTTCGCGGAGTACGGGTACGCCGCCGGCACCACCAACCGCATCGCCGAGCACGCCCGTATCTCCATCGGGTCCCTGTACCAGTACTTCCCGAACAAGGACTCCGTCCTCGCCGAGCTGCTGGTGCGGCACATCGACCGTGGCGCGTGGACACAGGCCGCTCAGCTGGACCTGTCGCCGGGGAGCCTGCGGACGATGGCACGGGCGCTGGTCCGCGACGCGATCGGCAACCACCGCGACGATCCGCAGCTGCTGCGGATCATGATCGAGGAGGCGTCGTTCTCGCAGGAGCTGCTGGACACGATCGACCGGCACGGGAAGAAGCGGGTGAGCCAGGTACGTGACCTCCTCGCCCGGCATCCGGACGTCCGCGTACGAGACCTGGACACCGCGGCCGAACTGATCCTGTTCACCGTCGAGATGAACACGCACAAGCACATGGCCGATCCGCGGTCCATCCCGGAGGAGGCGCTGGAGAACGAGCTGACGGACATGGTCACGCGCTACCTGCGCGGCGACCGGTAG
- a CDS encoding DUF4232 domain-containing protein, with the protein MRKSRIAVTAAAVVAGLSLSACGGDDNATNAGSASSSSSATTPADEQTESAPAEQPEGASTGAGSSEETPGQGSPDQGSAGQGSAGTGSKPERCHTDDLTITASDATIGGDETNTVAVKLLNTSDRACSIKGFAGVNLLSSEGAIPAARRDQTDDGTVLKSGEPTYFGIFYKANESGGSGVKIKELVVTPPDEKKSVTLKWPGESSLPVTDSPDPSVEIGPMGSVGQGQG; encoded by the coding sequence ATGCGGAAGAGCAGGATTGCCGTCACTGCCGCAGCCGTCGTCGCGGGACTCTCCCTGTCCGCGTGCGGGGGCGACGACAACGCGACGAACGCCGGCAGCGCCTCGTCCTCCTCCAGCGCCACCACCCCGGCCGACGAGCAGACGGAATCCGCTCCCGCCGAGCAGCCGGAGGGCGCGTCCACCGGGGCCGGATCATCGGAGGAGACGCCGGGCCAGGGGTCGCCGGACCAGGGCTCGGCGGGCCAGGGGTCCGCCGGTACGGGGAGCAAGCCGGAGCGGTGCCACACGGACGACCTCACGATCACCGCGAGCGACGCGACCATCGGCGGCGACGAGACCAATACGGTCGCCGTCAAGCTGCTGAACACGTCCGATCGCGCATGCTCCATCAAGGGATTCGCGGGGGTGAACCTGTTGTCGAGCGAGGGCGCGATCCCTGCGGCGCGCAGGGACCAGACGGACGACGGGACGGTGCTGAAGAGCGGTGAGCCCACCTACTTCGGCATCTTCTACAAGGCGAACGAATCCGGTGGTTCCGGCGTCAAGATCAAGGAGCTCGTGGTCACGCCCCCGGACGAGAAGAAGTCGGTGACCCTCAAGTGGCCGGGGGAGTCCTCGCTGCCCGTCACCGACAGTCCTGACCCGTCGGTGGAGATCGGGCCGATGGGCAGCGTCGGGCAGGGCCAGGGGTGA
- a CDS encoding ATP-binding protein, with translation MVPMTGKRMSAAEKADGREAAPSVRRGFGLSGNGYGSLSRQFPSTPQGAQEARHAVVRQLGQWGFGPMTDVSCTVALVVAELAANAVRHGSLPGREFAVRVDHEGAASRFRIEVSDARLGRTPEEAVLPPDDRESGRGLFLVECLATRWGWEPRHPIGKTVWAEVAEVAAVAPMAEERPAGP, from the coding sequence ATGGGCGGGAGGCGGCTCCTTCCGTCCGGCGCGGCTTCGGGCTGAGCGGCAACGGGTACGGCTCGCTGTCCCGGCAGTTCCCTTCCACGCCGCAGGGCGCGCAGGAGGCGCGGCACGCCGTGGTGCGGCAGTTGGGGCAGTGGGGATTCGGGCCGATGACGGACGTGTCGTGCACCGTGGCACTGGTGGTGGCGGAGCTGGCTGCCAACGCGGTGCGGCACGGGAGCCTGCCGGGACGGGAGTTCGCGGTGCGGGTGGACCACGAGGGGGCCGCGAGCCGGTTCCGTATCGAGGTCTCGGACGCGCGGCTCGGCCGGACGCCCGAGGAGGCGGTCCTGCCGCCGGATGACCGGGAGTCGGGGCGCGGCTTGTTCCTGGTGGAGTGCCTGGCGACGCGGTGGGGGTGGGAGCCGCGTCATCCGATCGGGAAGACGGTGTGGGCGGAGGTGGCGGAGGTGGCGGCGGTGGCGCCCATGGCGGAGGAGCGGCCTGCGGGCCCGTGA
- a CDS encoding siderophore-interacting protein has translation MIPRVHLPESRTMITLEVLRREYLSPGFTSVTLGGPAVRDLVVAGGDQAVRLFFPREGQTGLRMPTVSNEAWIAQLMLVPKSVRPWVRNLTVRRARPEAGEIDIEFALHGDTALSSWVRRVEPGDPAGIFDTGTTYRLPEHAEGQLLVGDETALPAILSILDGATAPPPTEVHLEVASSADTRSVEAPAGVRIHWYARDDAALRPGTLALAGVRGGALPSGRFFTWVAGESRLATSVRRYLVNERGVPKRDVTFVGYWRLGRSSPG, from the coding sequence GTGATCCCCAGGGTCCACCTTCCCGAGTCGCGCACGATGATCACGCTGGAGGTGCTCCGCCGTGAGTACCTCAGCCCGGGTTTCACGAGCGTCACCCTGGGCGGTCCCGCCGTACGGGACCTGGTGGTCGCCGGTGGCGACCAGGCGGTTCGGCTGTTCTTCCCCCGGGAAGGGCAGACCGGACTGCGGATGCCGACCGTCTCGAACGAGGCGTGGATCGCCCAGCTGATGCTGGTGCCGAAGTCCGTCCGCCCCTGGGTCCGCAACCTGACGGTCCGGCGGGCGCGGCCGGAGGCGGGCGAGATCGACATCGAGTTCGCCCTGCACGGCGACACGGCTCTGTCGTCCTGGGTACGCCGGGTGGAGCCGGGCGACCCGGCGGGGATCTTCGACACCGGCACCACGTACCGCCTGCCGGAGCACGCGGAGGGACAGCTGCTGGTCGGCGACGAGACCGCGCTGCCCGCCATCCTGTCGATCCTCGACGGAGCAACTGCCCCGCCGCCGACGGAGGTTCACCTGGAGGTGGCGTCCTCGGCCGACACCCGGTCCGTCGAGGCGCCCGCAGGCGTCCGTATCCACTGGTACGCCCGCGACGACGCGGCGCTGCGGCCCGGAACCCTGGCCCTGGCCGGGGTGCGCGGCGGGGCGCTGCCGTCCGGCCGGTTCTTCACGTGGGTCGCGGGGGAGTCCCGGCTGGCCACATCGGTGCGGCGGTATCTGGTCAACGAGCGCGGTGTGCCCAAGCGGGATGTGACGTTCGTCGGCTACTGGCGCCTGGGGCGGTCCAGCCCGGGCTGA